The genomic segment TCCGGGTCGGTCAGGACCTCCCGGTAGTTTTCCAGACCGACGAAGCGGGAGTTCTGCGACAGCCCGTCGGCGTTGGTCAGACTCAGCCACAACGCGTAGCCGAGCGGGAACGCCGTCAGGGCCAGGAAGCCCAGCACCCAGGGTGCGGCGAACACGTAGAAGGCCCAGGCCCGCCGGGTGGTCAGCGAGCGGGGCCCGCGACCGGCGTGCGCGCGGGTGCGGGGCCCGGGCCGGGCGGCCGTCCCCCCGGAAGGGGACGGCGCGCCCGGCGCGGTGATCTGTTCGGTGCTCATCCCACGAGTTCCTTGCCCTGGGCGAGCGCCTCGTTCATCCGGGAGTTGAGCTGATCGGCGACCTTGCCGGCGGACGTGCCGGACTTCACGGCGCCCGGCAGCACCTTGTTCAGCACGCCCTCCAGGGCGGCCTGCTGGGCGTAAGGGGTGAAGCTGAGCACCGAGAAGTGCGGCAGCTCCTGTTCCTGCACCTGGAACGCCTGCTTCTGGAAGGCGTTGGTCTGCGGCATGTTCGGGCGCAGCGACTTCAGGGACGGTATGCCCCATCCGCTGGCCGCCCGGTCCTGGGCGGGCTTGCCGGCGAAGTACCACTCGAAGAACTTCCAGGCCGCGTCCTTGTTCTTGGCGTCCCTGGGGATCCAGAAGCCGGTGGCGCCGAAGCAGGAGCTGACGCGGTTGCCACCGAGCTGCGGGGCGGGCGCGAAGCGGGAGACCTCGGCGAGCTTGGGATCGGCGCCGATCAATCCGCCGAACCAGTAGCCGTTGCAGCTCATCGCCATCCGGTTGGCCTGGTAGGTGGGGCCGTCCCAGCCGTCCGGGTTGGGGTTCACGACGCTCGGGCCGATGTCGGCCTTGGCGTAGTCCAGGTACCACCGCAGGGCCTTCAGCGCCTCCGGGGAGGAGAAGTCCACCGTGGCCAGGTCCTCGGCGAACAGACTGCCGCCGGCGGAGGCGGTCATGCCCATGAGCTGGGGGAAGACTCCCATGCCGGTGGCGTTCAGGCCGTACACCTTGACCTTGCCCAGGCGGCGCTTGACCAGCTTCTTGCCCAGGTCGAGCCACTCGTCGTAGGAGATCGGGTCGGTCGCGCCGGGCACGTCCAGCTTGGCGGCCTCGAACAGGTCGGTGCGGTACCAGAACATGGAGTCCTGGGAGTAGTCCTTGGCCATGCCGTAGCGCGGGCCCGCGCCCTGCTTCTTGCCGTCGTAGCGCCACACGTCGTTGACCGGGTCGAGGTCGGAGGGCTTCAGCACCGAACTCTTGGCGAAGTACGGGTCCAGGTCAGTCATCAGGCCGCGGGCGGCGAAGTACGGGGTCTCGGTCGCGCCGAAGCCGCGGACGACGTCCGGCGGATTCTTGGCGGCGAGCATGGCGTTGAGCTTGGTGGCGTCCCAGATGATGACGTTGAGGTCCATCCCAAGCGCCTCTTCGGCGGCCTTGAGGCCCTTCTTGTCCCACTCGTTCTCGACCGTCATCACGGTGAGCGTCGTCTTGCCGCTCCCCGAGCCGTTCGTGCCGTTGTCGACGGAGCCGGCGCAGGCGGACAGACCGGTCGCGGCGAGCGCGGTTCCGGCGGAGACGGCGAGGAAGCGGCGTCTGTCAAGGGATGTCATCTTTGACATGGGCATGCTGATGGGCCTTTCGTGGCGGACGTACGCGGCTACGGGATGTACGAGGGGGCCCATTGCGGCATGAGGGGTTGCCGCAACGAGCGAACAGAGAGGCACGGCGGCCGGTGGAGTACCGGCTCGCTCGGCAGTGGTGTTGATGCCCTGGTCGCGGCGCATCCGTCGGCGTGGACGAGTGCGCGCACCGATCCAGCGGACCGCGGGTGCGACGGTGGTCGCGTCGGCGGTGAGCTCGGGGCACCTTCGGCCAGCTGACTCCGCGTCAGATTTGGCCGATAGCTAGCAGTGTCTCTATGGCCGGTTTAAAGGGCTCTGCATAGATTTACCGCTTATTTCCGTCTGGGGAAACCGGTTGACTGAAACTTTCGCGAACGTTAAGTTGCGTTTCCAGGAAGTGTCAAGAGCTACGAACAAGTCACTCTCGGCCCGCACCAGTGGACCCGGGCGACGTCTAATGGGAGGGGGAGCACGTGCCGGAACAGCCCGTCAGGGCCAGGCTCGTGGATGTGGCACACGCGGCCGGGGTCTCCAAGGCCACCGTGTCCAAGGTGCTCAACGGCCGACAGGACCTGTCCGTACGGCCGGAGACGCGCCGCCGCGTCCACGAGGCCGCCGAGACACTCGGCTACCGCCCCCACTCCGGGGCCCGTGCCCTGGCCGGCGCCAGCACCCACGCACTGGCCCTGCTGATCCCCGCCCTCGGCAACCCCACGTACGTCACCATCGCCCGCGGCGCCTATCAGCGGGCCCGCGAGCTGGGCTATCTCTCCCTGCTGGCGGAGGACTTCGACGGGCAGGAGGCCGACGACTCCTTCAACGACCTGGTGCAGGAGGGCAGGGTCGACGGACTGCTCATCGCCTCCGCCCGCCCCGGCCACCCCCTGCTGGACACCCTGAACCACAGCCCGGTCCCCCACGTCTTCCTCAACCGCGCCGTGGAGGGGTCCGGCCGCAACGTCACCATGGACGTCGCCCGCTCCAGCGTGACCGCGCTCGACCACCTGCACGGGCTCGGCCACCGCAGGGTCGGCCACATCGCGGGTCCCGCCGGGATCACACCCAGCGAGGTCCGCAAAGAAGCGTTCCTGCGCCACGCGGACGCCCTGGGGCTGGACGCCGCTCCGGTGGCGTCCGGGGACTTCACCGAGGACGGCGGCGGCTCGGCCGCGCGGGAACTGCTGCGTCCCGCCGCCGGCAGTGCGCACCCGCCGGTCACCGCCCTCTACACCAGCTCGCTCGCCCAGGCGATAGGCGCCATGGCCGCGATCAGAAACCTCGGCCTCCGGATCCCGGAGGACGTCTCCGTGGTCGGCAACGACGACCTGCCCGTGGCCGCGCATCTCCATCCCCCGCTGACCACCGTCGCGATGCCCCTGTACGAACTGGGGACCGCTGCCGTGGACGCCCTGGTGGCCACCATCGAGAACAGGCCGGTGGGAGACGTCGTCGTACCGACCGAGCCGCGGCTGGTGCTGCGTGGCTCCACGGCCGGACCGGCAGAACCAGGAGGAACGCCATGACCGTCGCCGCCGCACCGGCACGTTTCACCGGCCGTACGGCCCTGCTCACCGGGGCCGGCTCCGGCATCGGGGCGGCCACCGCCCGGCGGCTGGCGGCCGAGGGGGCGTCCGTCCTCGTCACCGACGTGGACGCCGAGGCCGCCCAGCGCGTGGCCGAGGACATCCGCACGGGGGGCGGGCGGGCACGGGACCGGCCCCTCGACGTGACCTCCCCGGGTCAGTGGGCCGCGGCCGTCGCCGAGGCCGAGTCCTGGACCGGGCGCCTCGACGTGCTCCACCTCAACGTGGGCCGCAACCTGCACGGAGCGGCACACGAACTCGACGACGCGTCCTGGCACGACCAGTTGCGGCTCTGCCTCGACTCCGTGTTCTACGGCGTCCGGGCCGGGGTTCCCCTCCTCAGGACGGCCGGCGGCGCGGTGGTGATCACCTCGTCCGTGCACGCGGCCATCGGCTTCAAGGGCTTCCCCGCCTACGCGGCGGCCAAGGGCGGAATCGACGCCCTCGTAAGGCAGTTGGCCGTCGAGTACGGGGGGCGGATCCGGTTCAACTCCGTCCTGCCCGGGGCCGTGCTGACCGCCCTGTGGGCCGGTACACCCCCGGAGTACAAGGCGCAGACCGTCGCGCGCACGCCGGTCGGCAGGCTCGGTGCCCCCGAGGACATCGCCGCCGCCGTGGCGTTCCTCGCCTCCGACGACGCCTCCTTCATCACCGGCCAGAACCTGCTCGTGGACGGTGGCCGCAGCATCAGCTCCCAGGAATAGGGCGTCGGGCGTCGGCCGATGCGCCCTGCCCCTTCCCCTGCTTTCCCGCGCCTCCCCCCGGACGGCAAGCCCCTCCCCCGTACCAACGCCCCTTCCGTCCCCGCGAGCAGGCAGTTCCCCGCGCTCGCTTTCGGCCACGACCGATCCACCCACCACCCACCACCCACCGAGCCTCGGCCCACACCGGGCCATACACAGCACAGGACCCGGAGGTCCAGCCCATGAAGATCACTGGATACGAACTCTTCCTCGTCGAACCGCGCTGGCTCTTCCTGCGCGTCGACACCGACGAGGGAATCTCCGGCTGGGGTGAGCCCATAGTCGAGGGCAAGGCCCACACCGTCGCCCGCTGCGTCGAGGAGATGTTCGACTACCTGCTCGGCCAGGACCCCGCCCGCATCGAGGAGCACTGGCAGGTGCTCGCCAAGAGCGGCTTCTACCGCGGCGGAGTCGTCCTGAACAGCGCCCTGGCCGGAATCGACCAGGCGTTGTGGGACATCGCGGGCAAGGCACACGGCGTCCCGGTCCACCAGCTCCTCGGCGGCCACGTGCGCGACCGGGTCCGCGTCTACGGCTGGGTCGGCGGCGAAACCCCCGAGGAGCTGGCCGAGTCGGCCGCCGAGCAGGTCGCCAAGGGCATGACGGCGGTCAAGCTGAACCCCTGCGGCCAGCTGGAGCCACTCGCCGCCCCCGCCGCGATCAACGCCATCGTGGACGGAGTGGCCGCGGTTCGCGATGCCATCGGGCCGGAGCGCGACCTGGCGCTGGACTTCCACGGCCGGTTCAGTGGGGCGATGTCCCGCCGCGTGCTGCCCCACCTCGAGCCGCTCCTGCCGCTCTTCGTCGAAGAGCCCGTGCTTCCGGAGTTCTCCCAGGACCTCGGCGCCGTGGTGCGCTCCACCTCCATCCCCATCGCCACCGGCGAACGGCTGTACTCCCGCTGGGACTTCCGCTCGGTGCTCTCCGACGGCATCGCCGTGGCCCAGCCCGACATCAGCCACGCCGGCGGAATCTCCGAGAGCCGCCGGATCGCCGCGATGGCCGAG from the Streptomyces sp. NBC_00310 genome contains:
- the dgoD gene encoding galactonate dehydratase, translating into MKITGYELFLVEPRWLFLRVDTDEGISGWGEPIVEGKAHTVARCVEEMFDYLLGQDPARIEEHWQVLAKSGFYRGGVVLNSALAGIDQALWDIAGKAHGVPVHQLLGGHVRDRVRVYGWVGGETPEELAESAAEQVAKGMTAVKLNPCGQLEPLAAPAAINAIVDGVAAVRDAIGPERDLALDFHGRFSGAMSRRVLPHLEPLLPLFVEEPVLPEFSQDLGAVVRSTSIPIATGERLYSRWDFRSVLSDGIAVAQPDISHAGGISESRRIAAMAEAYDVLVAPHCPLGPIALAASLQLDFAIPNFLIQEQALGIGYGDSSGLLDYLADTTPFTFRDGYIDRPTAPGLGITIDEDAVRAAAERGHRWRNPVWRNTDGSLASW
- a CDS encoding extracellular solute-binding protein; the encoded protein is MTSLDRRRFLAVSAGTALAATGLSACAGSVDNGTNGSGSGKTTLTVMTVENEWDKKGLKAAEEALGMDLNVIIWDATKLNAMLAAKNPPDVVRGFGATETPYFAARGLMTDLDPYFAKSSVLKPSDLDPVNDVWRYDGKKQGAGPRYGMAKDYSQDSMFWYRTDLFEAAKLDVPGATDPISYDEWLDLGKKLVKRRLGKVKVYGLNATGMGVFPQLMGMTASAGGSLFAEDLATVDFSSPEALKALRWYLDYAKADIGPSVVNPNPDGWDGPTYQANRMAMSCNGYWFGGLIGADPKLAEVSRFAPAPQLGGNRVSSCFGATGFWIPRDAKNKDAAWKFFEWYFAGKPAQDRAASGWGIPSLKSLRPNMPQTNAFQKQAFQVQEQELPHFSVLSFTPYAQQAALEGVLNKVLPGAVKSGTSAGKVADQLNSRMNEALAQGKELVG
- a CDS encoding SDR family NAD(P)-dependent oxidoreductase translates to MTVAAAPARFTGRTALLTGAGSGIGAATARRLAAEGASVLVTDVDAEAAQRVAEDIRTGGGRARDRPLDVTSPGQWAAAVAEAESWTGRLDVLHLNVGRNLHGAAHELDDASWHDQLRLCLDSVFYGVRAGVPLLRTAGGAVVITSSVHAAIGFKGFPAYAAAKGGIDALVRQLAVEYGGRIRFNSVLPGAVLTALWAGTPPEYKAQTVARTPVGRLGAPEDIAAAVAFLASDDASFITGQNLLVDGGRSISSQE
- a CDS encoding LacI family DNA-binding transcriptional regulator, which gives rise to MPEQPVRARLVDVAHAAGVSKATVSKVLNGRQDLSVRPETRRRVHEAAETLGYRPHSGARALAGASTHALALLIPALGNPTYVTIARGAYQRARELGYLSLLAEDFDGQEADDSFNDLVQEGRVDGLLIASARPGHPLLDTLNHSPVPHVFLNRAVEGSGRNVTMDVARSSVTALDHLHGLGHRRVGHIAGPAGITPSEVRKEAFLRHADALGLDAAPVASGDFTEDGGGSAARELLRPAAGSAHPPVTALYTSSLAQAIGAMAAIRNLGLRIPEDVSVVGNDDLPVAAHLHPPLTTVAMPLYELGTAAVDALVATIENRPVGDVVVPTEPRLVLRGSTAGPAEPGGTP